A single window of Narcine bancroftii isolate sNarBan1 chromosome 1, sNarBan1.hap1, whole genome shotgun sequence DNA harbors:
- the LOC138761014 gene encoding octapeptide-repeat protein T2-like gives MRGVERGGRGGEEEGEKWRRDGRRGEERKGGEEVEKRRGESGVESRGREWRRDGRRGERKGRQEEEKREEDRRGRRSGQERRGVVRKEEEWRRWEERKRKGEEERSEEEREERSGEERGGVEKRLEERRER, from the exons atgagaggggtggagaggggaggaaggggaggagaggaggagggagagaagtggagaagagatgggaggagaggagaggagaggaagggaggagaggaagtggagaagaggagaggagaaagTGGAGTGGAGAGCAGAGGCAGGGAGTGGAGaagagatgggaggagaggagagaggaaagggaggcaagaagaggaaaagagagaagaggataggagagga aggaggagtggacaggagaggagaggagtggtGAGGAAAGAGGAGGAGTGGAGGAGatgggaggagaggaagaggaagggggaagaggagaggagtgaagaggagagagaggagaggagtggagaggagaggggaggagtagAAAAAAGattggaggagaggagggagaggtga